The following are encoded in a window of Castanea sativa cultivar Marrone di Chiusa Pesio chromosome 9, ASM4071231v1 genomic DNA:
- the LOC142608832 gene encoding uncharacterized protein LOC142608832, with amino-acid sequence MFLWRLYVNALPTRDNLIKRMNIADTTCLLCNESEENPCHLFLRCPVAKALWFSACWVFKAEDVTAVSSEDVVNIVLNPPNALYNAGEQWKVSLTMAATLEEIWYLRNSVLHSNSPLDLHVSVQLIQRRCQEYMAVCPISPTQPVPQDPSRWTPPPPGCIKLNVDAALSSSKAAVAVVARECSGHICGVWAKTISLRSPLQAEAEAILWAVQIALKEG; translated from the coding sequence ATGTTCCTTTGGAGGTTATATGTCAATGCCCTCCCCACCAGAGATAACCTTATCAAGCGTATGAATATTGCTGATACAACTTGCTTGCTCTGTAACGAGTCTGAAGAGAACCCTTGTCACCTCTTCCTTCGCTGTCCTGTTGCCAAAGCCCTATGGTTTTCTGCGTGTTGGGTTTTTAAAGCCGAGGATGTCACTGCAGTGTCATCAGAAGACGTGGTCAACATTGTACTCAACCCACCTAATGCTCTCTACAATGCCGGAGAACAATGGAAGGTCTCTCTAACCATGGCCGCAACCTTAGAGGAAATCTGGTATCTCCGAAACTCTGTGCTGCACTCAAATTCTCCCTTGGACCTGCATGTTTCTGTTCAACTGATTCAGAGAAGATGCCAAGAATATATGGCGGTGTGCCCCATATCCCCTACCCAACCGGTGCCTCAAGATCCTTCACGATGGACTCCACCACCACCGGGATGCATAAAACTCAATGTTGATGCGGCCTTATCCAGCTCCAAGGCAGCCGTAGCAGTTGTTGCAAGGGAGTGTTCTGGCCACATTTGTGGTGTTTGGGCCAAAACAATCTCCCTCCGTTCACCACTCCAAGCTGAAGCTGAAGCGATCCTGTGGGCTGTCCAGATTGCTTTAAAGGAAGGTTAG
- the LOC142609872 gene encoding ubiquitin-activating enzyme E1 1-like codes for MLPRKRGVGGEVETKQEGEGVETTTSHQIISIETTLPKKHCAVAATTTTTTTTTTTERNNTKGNDNNNNNNNSKAISDSGDTSASTSAAEEPSIMALGNGASTDIDEDLHSRQLAVYGRETMRRLFASNVLVSGMQGLGAEIAKNLVLAGVKSVTLHDDGVVELWDLSGNFIFTEDDVGKNRALASVQKLQELNNAVVISTLTSELTKEQLSDFQVVVFTDISLEKAIEFDDYCSNHQPPISFIKSEVRGLFGSVFCDFGPEFTVFDVDGEDPHTGIIASISNDNPALVSCVDDERLEFQDGDLVVFSEVHGMTELNDGKPRKVKNARPYSFAIEEDTTQYAAYVKGGIVTQVKQPKVLNFKPLREALRDPGDFLLSDFSKFDRPPLLHLAFQALDKFILEFGRFPVAGSEDDAQKFISLVIGINDTLSDGRLEAIDQNLLRHFASGARAVLNPMAAMFGGIVGQEVVKACSGKFNPLFQFFYFDSVESLPTEPLHPSDLKPLNSRYDAQISVFGSKLQKNLEDAKIFIVGSGALGCEFLKNLALMGVSCNKQGKLTITDDDVIEKSNLSRQFLFRDWNIGQAKSTVAASAAGLINPRLNIEALQNRASPETENVFDDTFWENLNVVINALDNVNARLYIDQRCLYFQQPLLESGTLGTKCNTQMVIPHLTENYGASRDPPEKQAPMCTVHSFPHNIDHCLTWARSEFEGLLEKTPAEVNAYLINPNEYTSAMKNAGDAQARDNLERVLECLDKEKCEAFQDCIKWARLKFEDYFANRVKQLTYTFPEDATTSNGTPFWSAPKRFPRPLQFSVDDLSHLYFIMAASVLRAETFGIPIPDWVKSPSKMADAVNKVIVPDFQPRKGVKIETDEKASTLSASSIDDAAVIDELITKLEECQSQLPQGFKMNPIQFEKDDDTNYHMDLIAGLANMRARNYGIPEVDKLKAKFIAGRIIPAIATATAMATGLVCLELYKVIDGGHKLEDYRNTFANLALPLFSIAEPVPPKLIKHKDLSWTVWDRWILKDNPTLRELLQWLKDKDLNAYSISYGSCLLYNSIFPKHRERMDKKLVDLAREVAKADLPPYRRHLDVVVACEDDDDNDIDIPQVSVYFR; via the exons ATGCTTCCTAGAAAGAGAGGTGTGGGAGGAGAGGTCGAAACGAAGCAAGAAGGAGAAGGAGTTGAAACGACGACGTCTCATCAGATCATTTCCATCGAGACGACCTTGCCGAAGAAGCATTGCGCTGTTGcggccaccaccaccaccaccaccaccaccaccaccacagaGAGGAACAACACTAAGGGaaacgacaacaacaacaacaacaacaacagcaaagCGATCAGCGACAGCGGCGACACATCGGCATCGACATCGGCTGCGGAAGAACCTTCCATCATGGCTTTAGGCAATGGAGCTTCGACTGATATCGATGAAGATCTCCACAGTCGCCAGCTCGCGGTTTATGGACGCGAGACGATGCGGCGGCTATTTGCATCTAATGTTCTTGTTTCCGGGATGCAGGGCCTCGGCGCCGAGATTG CAAAGAACCTTGTTCTTGCTGGTGTGAAGTCTGTGACGTTGCATGATGATGGTGTTGTGGAGTTGTGGGATTTGTCTggaaatttcatttttactGAGGATGATGTGGGGAAGAATCGTGCCCTTGCTTCTGTCCAGAAATTGCAAGAGTTGAATAACGCAGTGGTCATTTCGACTTTGACAAGTGAATTGACTAAGGAACAACTTTCGGATTTTCAG GTGGTAGTTTTTACAGATATTAGCTTGGAGAAAGCAATTGAGTTTGATGATTACTGCAGTAATCATCAACCTCCAATATCCTTTATAAAATCTGAAGTACGAGGCCTTTTTGGTAGCGTGTTTTGTGACTTTGGTCCTGAGTTTACAGTATTTGACGTGGATGGTGAGGATCCACATACAGGCATAATTGCGTCTATTAGCAATGACAACCCCGCACTTGTATCCTGCGTTGATGATGAGAGGCTTGAGTTTCAGGATGGGGACCTGGTTGTGTTCTCTGAAGTCCATGGAATGACAGAACTGAACGATGGAAAGCCAAGGAAGGTTAAGAATGCAAGACCATACTCATTTGCTATTGAGGAGGACACCACACAGTATGCTGCATATGTGAAAGGTGGTATTGTCACACAGGTGAAGCAACCTAAGGTTTTAAACTTTAAGCCGTTGCGAGAAGCACTAAGGGATCCTGGTGATTTCCTTCTAAGTGACTTCTCCAAGTTTGACCGTCCACCCCTCCTACACCTGGCATTTCAAGCGcttgataaatttatattggaGTTTGGACGCTTTCCAGTTGCTGGATCAGAGGATGATGCTCAGAAGTTCATTTCTCTGGTCATTGGCATCAATGATACCTTATCAGATGGGAGGCTTGAGGCAATTGACCAAAACCTTCTTCGTCATTTTGCATCTGGTGCTAGGGCTGTGCTGAATCCCATGGCTGCAATGTTTGGTGGTATTGTTGGACAGGAAGTTGTGAAGGCTTGCTCTGGGAAGTTTAATCCTCTTTTCCAG TTTTTCTACTTCGACTCAGTTGAGTCCCTTCCCACGGAACCCTTGCATCCTAGTGATCTGAAACCCTTAAACAGTCGTTATGATGCACAAATTTCAGTGTTTGGATCCAAACTCCAGAAGAACCTTGAGGatgcaaaaatatttattgtggGATCTGGTGCACTGGGGTGTGAGTTCTTGAAGAATTTAGCGCTGATGGGGGTTTCTTGTAATAAACAAGGGAAATTAACAATTACAGATGATGATGTTATTGAGAAAAGTAACCTCAGCAGGCAGTTTCTCTTCCGGGACTGGAACATTGGGCAAGCTAAGTCAACAGTCGCTGCTTCAGCTGCTGGTTTGATAAACCCTCGCCTCAACATTGAAGCACTGCAGAACCGCGCATCCCCTGAGACAGAGAATGTATTTGATGACACATTCTGGGAAAACCTGAATGTTGTAATCAATGCTCTGGACAATGTGAATGCTAGGCTTTACATTGATCAGAGATGCTTATATTTCCAGCAGCCATTATTGGAATCAGGGACCCTAGGTACCAAGTGCAACACTCAGATGGTTATTCCTCATCTTACCGAAAATTATGGTGCCTCTCGTGATCCACCTGAAAAGCAAGCACCCATGTGCACAGTTCATTCATTCCCTCACAATATTGACCACTGCTTGACATGGGCTCGATCTGAGTTTGAGGGTTTGCTTGAGAAGACACCGGCTGAAGTGAATGCTTATCTAATCAACCCAAATGAATACACATCTGCAATGAAGAATGCTGGCGATGCTCAGGCCAGGGACAACTTGGAACGTGTTCTTGAATGCCTTGACAAGGAGAAATGTGAAGCATTCCAAGATTGCATAAAATGGGCTCGTTTGAa GTTCGAAGATTACTTTGCCAACCGTGTGAAGCAGTTAACATACACTTTTCCCGAGGATGCCACAACCAGTAATGGGACGCCGTTCTGGTCTGCTCCCAAGCGCTTCCCTCGCCCACTGCAGTTCTCAGTTGATGATCTCAGTcacctttattttattatggcAGCATCTGTACTACGTGCAGAGACATTTGGCATCCCAATTCCTGACTGGGTCAAGTCCCCTAGCAAGATGGCTGATGCTGTTAACAAAGTGATAGTCCCTGATTTCCAGCCCAGGAAAGGTGTTAAAATTGAGACAGATGAAAAAGCTAGCACCCTTTCTGCTTCATCGATTGATGATGCTGCTGTTATTGATGAGTTGATCACGAAGTTAGAAGAATGCCAGAGTCAGTTGCCCCAAGGTTTCAAGATGAATCCAATTCAGTTTGAAAAG GATGATGACACAAACTATCATATGGACCTAATAGCTGGACTTGCAAACATGAGGGCAAGGAATTATGGTATCCCTGAAGTTGATAAGCTTAAGGCCAAGTTCATTGCAGGGAGGATCATCCCGGCAATTGCAACCGCCACTGCCATGGCGACAGGTCTTGTCTGCTTGGAGCTTTACAAGGTTATAGATGGAGGGCATAAATTAGAGGACTACCGAAACACCTTTGCGAACTTAGCACTCCCTCTTTTCTCAATAGCTGAGCCAGTTCCTCCTAAATTGATTAAGCACAAAGACTTGAGCTGGACTGTGTGGGACAGATGGATTTTGAAGGACAATCCAACATTGAGGGAGCTTCTTCAATGGCTGAAAGACAAGGACTTGAATGCTTACAGCATCTCTTATGGGAGTTGCCTACTTTATAATAGCATCTTCCCAAAGCATCGAGAGCGCATGGATAAGAAGTTAGTGGATTTGGCTAGGGAAGTGGCCAAGGCAGATCTACCTCCATATCGACGTCACCTTGATGTGGTAGTGGCTTGTGAGGATGACGATGACAATGATATCGATATCCCGCAGGTTTCGGTTTACTTCAGGTAG
- the LOC142608831 gene encoding uncharacterized protein LOC142608831 has translation MTGNNPQFLSSLIAQLSLAFELKDLGPLHYFLGLHITRSSKGLFFTRTKYAQDLLLKANMLNSKPTCTPCAPNARLTPTNGTLLSNPHEFRTKRILRYVNGTLHYGVFLQPGTFSLSAFSNSDWARDPFDRHSITGYIVYLGYNPITWSAKKQDTVSRSSTESEHRALATTAAEHYWLRQVLRDLALAIASNPIFHARTKHIEVDYHFVREKVLCKDFQIKYIAMGDQLVDVFTKSLSTSWFAFLRSKIMVSLDPMVLRGDVKVEHPDFNMDCLVDFYDSDQIPTFFTATDDYPGLFSLQFSPPSEGEDSFSPIQSMNSESLLTDVVSVQSSLTLPGEDMEIDNQLGLFHLLKAYGEVFEKDQRELGQVILRRISVKGSPVGKTLEHLAFYLSKDSEINQGENLKQESLKNYKAAFQALYQALPDGKFAHFAANSAILEAIPDDVETIHILDFDMGEGVQWPPMTEAIAHQHKTLKLTSIKWEEEDCNGAPLWRFEETKRRLYDQARAFGLKLKVEEMGIDDLVSELKAKRGGRREWLVFNCMVGLPHMGRGRSRSLAMDFLRAAEELIAISANCSTIHKGIITFGDGEACEKLKNCSDFGSFFEGYLVHYKALLESLEMNFPLHFTEARIALECHFVAPYISSLAWFQGWKEIRGGCHLEAGLGLVGKRLSKETFMEAREMVEEGENKYRIKIEGHIGNEMVLEWKRNTTVRISNWTNHS, from the exons ATGACTGGTAACAATCCTCAATTTTTATCCTCCTTGATTGCCCAACTCAGTTTAGCCTTTGAGCTTAAGGATTTAGGTCCTCTTCATTATTTCCTTGGACTTCATATTACTAGGTCTTCAAAAGGCTTATTTTTTACTCGGACTAAGTATGCTCAAGATTTACTTCTCAAGGCTAATATGCTGAATTCCAAGCCTACTTGTACTCCTTGTGCACCTAATGCTAGGTTGACTCCTACTAATGGTACATTGCTTTCCAACCCTCATGAGTTCAGGA CCAAGAGAATTCTTAGGTATGTGAATGGTACCTTGCATTATGGTGTTTTTCTTCAGCCTGGAACTTTCTCTTTGTCTGCCTTCTCTAATTCAGATTGGGCAAGGGATCCCTTTGATAGGCACTCCATTACTGGTTACATTGTTTATCTTGGTTACAATCCCATCACTTGGAGTGCTAAGAAGCAAGATACAGTCTCTCGTTCCTCCACTGAATCTGAGCATAGAGCTCTAGCCACCACTGCTGCTGAACACTATTGGCTTCGCCAAGTTTTGAGAGATCTTG CCCTCGCTATTGCCTCTAACCCTATCTTCCATGCCCGCACCAAACATATTGAGGTGGATTACCATTTTGTTCGTGAGAAGGTGTTGTGCAAGGATTTTCAGATTAAATACATTGCCATGGGTGATCAGCTTGTTGATGTGTTCACCAAGAGTCTATCCACTTCTTGGTTTGCTTTCCTACGCTCCAAAATCATGGTGTCTCTTGACCCCATGGTTTTGAGGGGGGATGTTAAA GTTGAACACCCTGACTTCAACATGGATTGCCTTGTTGATTTCTATGACTCTGATCAGATCCCTACATTTTTCACCGCAACAGATGACTATCCGGGgctattttcactccaattttcACCACCCAG TGAAGGAGAAGATAGTTTCAGTCCTATCCAGTCCATGAATTCTGAATCATTATTAACAGATGTAGTGTCTGTTCAATCATCTCTAACATTGCCAGGAGAAGACATGGAAATAGATAACCAATTGGGCCTTTTTCATCTACTTAAGGCTTATGGTGAAGTCTTTGAGAAGGATCAAAGAGAGCTTGGGCAAGTTATTTTGAGACGCATCAGTGTGAAAGGTAGCCCAGTTGGCAAAACATTGGAGCACCTTGCTTTCTATTTATCTAAAGACTCTGAGATTAATCAAGGTGAGAATTTGAAACAAGAGTCCTTGAAGAACTACAAAGCTGCATTTCAGGCACTCTACCAGGCCTTACCTGATGGGAAGTTTGCTCACTTCGCAGCAAACTCTGCGATTCTTGAAGCTATCCCAGATGATGTAGAGACAATACACATATTGGACTTTGACATGGGAGAAGGTGTTCAATGGCCTCCAATGACTGAGGCCATTGCACACCAACacaaaacattaaaattgaCATCAATAAAATGGGAAGAGGAGGATTGTAATGGTGCTCCGTTGTGGAGGTTTGAGGAGACGAAAAGGCGGCTCTATGATCAAGCAAGAGCTTTTGGCCTAAAGTTGAAAGTGGAAGAGATGGGAATTGATGATTTGGTAAGTGAACTAAAGGCGAAAAGGGGTGGAAGGAGAGAATGGTTGGTCTTTAATTGTATGGTTGGGCTTCCACACATGGGGAGGGGAAGAAGTAGAAGCCTTGCCATGGATTTTCTAAGGGCGGCTGAGGAATTGATCGCTATTTCTGCCAATTGTAGCACTATTCACAAAGGTATTATAACCTTTGGTGATGGAGAAGCTtgtgaaaaactgaaaaattgcTCAGATTTTGGGTCATTCTTTGAGGGATATTTGGTGCATTACAAAGCCTTGTTAGAATCTTTGGAAATGAATTTTCCACTTCATTTTACAGAAGCAAGAATAGCCCTGGAATGCCACTTTGTGGCACCTTATATCTCTTCTCTTGCTTGGTTCCAAGGATGGAAGGAGATAAGGGGAGGTTGTCATCTTGAGGCGGGACTCGGGTTGGTGGGTAAGAGACTGAGCAAAGAAACATTCATGGAAGCAAGAGAAATGGTAGAAGAAGGGGAAAATAAATATAGGATAAAGATTGAGGGACATATTGGAAATGAGATGGTCTTAGAATGGAAACGAAACACAACAGTGAGAATTTCAAACTGGACAAATCATAGCTAA